In the genome of Populus nigra chromosome 19, ddPopNigr1.1, whole genome shotgun sequence, the window GCTCCTTAAATTTCTCGTCAGGCTCTCAAGATTTCCTTATTATAATTGGTAGGTTGGATGATAGATACGTGTTGTTATTGCGagctgaataatttttttatgtaaataataataattttaaaaaatttaaatctcaaATTATTAGTTAAagtgataatttaaataatacaaaaaaaaaataacaacaacaatgataaaTAAGTTGTCCATAAAAAACTCATATCTAAATTCATTTGGATTATCAAGCAACTCAATGCTaatctaactaaaaaaaaacaaacaaataaaaaattatactaaaaaaacaaaaaaatattagcttaaACAGATGAACCTCCTAAATCTAGTCTAATATAAAAAGTTtgtaatttattaaatcataggaccagattcaattaaaaagtttaaatgttatctaatttaattttgaagagcGGAATGgttgaaaaaactattaataaaaaaacttacaagagaaaaagaacaaaaaaaaaaggaatagagCTAAAATTTGATAGTAGAAAACCTAAcagggatgaaataaaaaaaaaatctcaaatgaaaaaaattgcaatCAAGAAAATTAGGACTAaacttaaaagattaaaaaaatcacaggtggtaaaattgaaaatcatttgTAATATAATATACtcgttaaaaattaaaaaataatagggggtgaaatggaaaaaaaattatgaagggCTAACCCAATATaatcaaaccggaaaaaaaagtttaaaaaagagaattgaaccaaaaaaataacaaaaaaaagttaaaagatgattaaaaaaataagaaaatatcaatttagaaaaagaaaaaaacacagggcaaacttgaaaaaatcttttaaatctgATCTAATACCTAAAAGTCACAtcctattaaattttttattcatattcatTCAagaagtataatttttaatcaatttaattttgaaagatgagATTGGTAAAagaatactaataaaaaaatctacagaaaaagagagaatataaattgatataaaaaatatgcaatttaataaaaacaataaaaaataattcagataaaataaatattaattaaaagaataaaaattaaattttaaaaattaaaaatatcataagagtaaatttaaaaatatctaaaaaatattaactaataaTTTAGAGATTTAACACAAATACCCCCCTTCTAATATTTGAAATGAGTGATGAAATTACTATAACAATACTTTAGGAGAGAGAGGAGCAAGAGCCCATTATTGTTGTTTAAGTGACTCGATCCATTAAATAGTCATGGACATGACCCTCTATCCTTTTAAATTCGAAATGATGTATTTATCTTAATTCATTCCGAACAGTATGATACATTAACttaatactatatatattaatctttGTATTTATCATATAGAGTTTAGTTATTACGTATAAATTCATGACCAAGCAGGTTATGGAGAACTTGGAAAGTATTGTATGGACAGCTAGACAAATGGTGGACATGCCGCTTTTCTTTTGGGCTACTCTCTTCGTTCTTGCTGTTCGTGCTTTGAAGACTTATTATTGTGTTACAAATAACTCAATATGGATTTATCTCATCTTTCTCTATCTGTTGAAAACTCTAAACTACAGAGTTTCTGATTATAGAGAGCAGAAGGATCAATTGTCAAGagtattaaaaaaactacatcCAGTGTTGGTGTCCAACAACAATCTCTCTAGCTTGAAGAAATTATCTTTGACAAGCTAGCTGCTCGAGCTAATATTTAGACCGATCGTACAAGTCCTCTGAGATTAAGAAACTAGTTTGTAGAACCAATCTTACAATGCAAGTACTTTTCCTGTAATTTTGATTAGCAATCTGGTTCACTTATCGTTGTTACTCGACAAACTTGAAACAGGGACTTGATGATGGAAAGAATTAAGAAATGGAAGGAGAAAAGATGACATAGGCCCATGTTTCCAGATCAAAATTCATGGGCTACTATTATATTCTGGACAATTATCTAAGCTATAGGTATAATTGGGCTTTATTATAAAGTCTCTAGCTACGAGCCCCATCAATGACCCCTGTCTCTGTGGTGAATTCACCTGCAACATGGCTATGACATGCTCTCTCTCCCAGATCCTTTCACTACAAGCCATCAAATGCATTAAAAATCAGGTCATCTTCGAAAATTGATGAAACAAAACTAAATATCACTCGAATCCGTGCCATGAAACGTTGCTTGAGATGCAATACTCTTTATCTTGACAAAGATAACTCCCCAACTGCCTGCTCTTTCCATGGCCACACCACGGGTATGTGCCCCACCTCACCTAAATGAATTcccagtctctctctctctctctctcttttttaatgggAGTTTTATGTTTACAACGTTTTGTGTAGGGGAGAAGGGGTTATACGCTTTGGCTCCACCACACCAGGGTATTGACGGAGAGTGGAGTGACCGCTCTGGAGTGATAGTGTATAAATGGAATGACAAGAATAATAGACCAAATACTGTAAGTGCTGAGTATGATGAAAATGCTCCACCTTGTAGACGGGGGTGGCATGTTTCATATGACGATGGCTTCACTCTGTATTAACccaaaaattgttttgttagCTAAATTCAGAAGCATAAGTAACAATTAAGGATACAATTTAGGATGAGGGGAAATGCAAGCATCGATGAAGTTTGCTCGGGTAATGTCTGATGTTTAGACAAATTAGGCTTGGACATTAAGGTATATCCTGTGCTTTTCTATTTATCTACAGTTTGATTaacaaatatcattttcttGGATATTAAGTTCCGTGTAGTGTTTTTTCATTCAAGAGGTATGTGGCTGAACATTTTCGTTTCCTTGTGGACAAGTAGAgcaatttgattgatttttcctttttgatgtGCTCAGCAGCAACGATTGCTTGCAAGGTGTATTTGGAATTGATATAATATCACTGAGGTTGAACATGCTTTACTTTTAAGCTGGAATTCAAAGTCTTCTATTTCAGGAAATCTACAATTTGAGCTTTCAGACTACCCGGTGATCaaagaaacacaaaattcaCTGCCAATCTGTAAATATGTATCCTGCTACCTGAGTTAATGATGCTGTTGCATTGTCGGAGTGCTTTTTGATAGAGAATTGCAGCAGAAGCCAGAGGTCATGCAAAGGCCAGTAGAGCATGGGGAATTCATACAATTATGCATGCCTGTCCAGCACAAAAGCTCATGTTGCAGAGTATCGTGTCTCTATCCTTCCTTCACATGGCTTAATCTGGATACTAGAAGCAATTGATGAAGAGCTATATATCCATGGTGAATTCCTAAACTATGGTATTGTTAGGGTCAACACTATGAAACAGAACATCATGCAAATGAACCTTTTAATGATCACTTGAGATCGGCCAGGTTTATCTTTCATGTTTTCAATCCAACAGCTAATTCTCTTTCTGATTACCAATATGTTCACTTGTCATGATCTCAATGAGCAGCTGTTCATTTAAAATTCCCTGCTGTATATATATtgcaaataatatatatcattaCATTTCCACAAGTCAGAATATTTTTCACAAGCTTGATTTCCATTTCTTGTTAATGCTGAGTCCCAAAGGGCACAATTCCAGAcataaatttataatcaacTAATAAAGATACATGAATAAGATACAACAAAAGGTTTTATTAAAACAAGAAGTCTTTACTTTACATGAAATTCTAAGATCAAACATACTCAAAACAAGCAATTAAGCTTCAGCTCGTATTAAACCAAACCTTTCACCTCCCCTTTAATATTAGACAACAGTCTTAAATGACTGGTGAAGATGCCTCAAAGTCTCTTGATCCTTATTCCATTCAGGTGTTGGTGCATTGACAAAATGAGCATATAGCTTATTGTTAGCACAAGTAACCTTGATCAAGCTATGTTTCCCAACCCCATCAATCTCATAAACATAATACAGTTGTCCATTCCCATCTTTCTCCTCTACACTCACCACACTATCTGCACCAGATATCAAGTCTTGCAAGTCCACATCAGACAAGGCCAAGTTGTTTAACACGGAATCTTTTGGAGCTAGCTGCCGGAAACCAGCAAGATATGTCAAGTACTCCTTTTCAGTTCTCTTCTTTGGATTGTAGAACTCGCTATCAGTTCCATTAGTACCTTTTTCAACTTTGGAGACTAAACGTTCTTTCCATCCATCAGGGACATCATAGACGTACTCAGCAGAAGCTTTCTTGTCCGAGTTACCACCATATCCTCCGTAATTGGAGGCACTGGCTGCGGTGccgtagtagatgtggaatgttTGTGAAGGGTCTGCCAGGGAAGGAGTGGTGGCAGTTAATATGGTGGTGGCTGCAATGGTGGCAGCTAGTGTTGTAAGGTGTGGCTTGTTGGGCGGGGAAATGGGCAGGTGGGTTTTGGACAGCGATGGGGTTTGTGGTGGTTTTTGGGCggtggaggtggaggagagGCGGGCTGATGAAGAGAGAATGGTAGCCATGGGATTGGCCAATAGTGGGTAAGGTGCTTTCTTGTGTTTTATCTTGAATTCAGCATTTTTCTTATCCAATCAAGGTATGAGGAGAGAGAAGGTTCAGTGTTGGACCAATGAACATCTGCCAGGTCATGTTAgttttgctttgaattttttggatgaaactatttaaatatcatttatctaattgaaagtattttgttttttcaaggcaattctagaaaaaataaattattttttaatgttgggTAGTGcaatgaaaataagttgaaaaatattttttattatttagttatattataaaaaataaattgaaaaataacttattaatgttttatttttttcaagtttattaaaataataaaaaacaaatcttacaaattaaaaagttaaatgaaaataaaattaaaaaaaaatataatttcataaattatctgaaataaaataaataaaaattaaaatcaaaataaataataataaaaatcaaaataaaaataattaatctaaaaataagttaatccatttttttttagtaacaaaaaataaaaaataatggacaTAAGTGGAGATGCAGGGGATCGAACCCTGTACCTCTCGCATGCAAAGCGAGCGCTCTACCATTTGAGCTACATCCCCTCCGACGTCAGTGATCTTTATTTaacacaatatatataattaaattaacatgccTTCTGTTCTTTTTAGTTCAATTTAGCTATTTCCACGGATATAGGGGGtctgtttaaaaatatagagtcGGGTGTGTTTATTTCACGAAAAAGGTTGACTGAATTGAACAACTGTGTCTCTCGTTTCGTGATTTAAGTTATACTAGTTATATTACTGCGCAACGCCGCgagtctttttttatataaaaaataaaatttaaaaatattttgtttttttataaagttatatttaaaaattttagatttgactGTAATgtctaatctaaaaataatatttataatattaataataacattaaacttgtatGATTTAAGTTTAAATCATAAGCTTTTTCATTGTAAATTATATCGTGCTATTCAAAGTAAAAgactcaaaaagaaaaaggaaaaggaaaaaaaaacaaagacatacGCCACgggttaatttttgtttcttacataagaaatatcaaaaaatgttaagatctaagagtgttggGTCTTTCTgtaaagatatacccaaaaacCTTGAGTCTAGTTGCAATGTTTGACccaaaaatactatatataatattaataataacattaaacttacatgacttaaGTTTAAGTGAGCATGGCTGCAACACCAGACCCTAGAGCATTGGATGAGGGTTTGGCTATAAGATCAtgtcataaaaatgtgataattaaatagattaattaaaaaaaatca includes:
- the LOC133679334 gene encoding thylakoid lumenal 19 kDa protein, chloroplastic yields the protein MATILSSSARLSSTSTAQKPPQTPSLSKTHLPISPPNKPHLTTLAATIAATTILTATTPSLADPSQTFHIYYGTAASASNYGGYGGNSDKKASAEYVYDVPDGWKERLVSKVEKGTNGTDSEFYNPKKRTEKEYLTYLAGFRQLAPKDSVLNNLALSDVDLQDLISGADSVVSVEEKDGNGQLYYVYEIDGVGKHSLIKVTCANNKLYAHFVNAPTPEWNKDQETLRHLHQSFKTVV